Proteins encoded in a region of the Hypanus sabinus isolate sHypSab1 chromosome 12, sHypSab1.hap1, whole genome shotgun sequence genome:
- the LOC132402634 gene encoding histone H2B 1/2-like, which produces MPEAQKSAPKKGAKKALPKPSGKSGKKRRRVRKESYSIYIYKVMKQVHPDTGISSKAMSIMNSFVSDIFERIAGEASRLAHYNKRSTISSREIQTAVRLLLPGELAKHAVSEGTKAVTKYTSSK; this is translated from the coding sequence ATGCCCGAGGCGCAGAAATCCGCTCCCAAGAAGGGCGCCAAGAAAGCTTTGCCCAAACCATCGGGCAAGTCCGGCAAGAAACGCAGGAGGGTGAGGAAGGAGAGTTACTCCATCTACATCtacaaagtgatgaagcaggttcaccccgacaccggcatctcctccaaggccatgagCATCATGAACTCGTTCGTCAGCGATATCTTCGAGCGCATCGCGGGCGAGGCTTCCCGGCTGGCTCATTATAACAAGCGATCGACCATCAGCTCCCGGGAGATCCAGACCGCCGTGCGCCTGCTGCTCCCCGGGGAGCTGGCCAAGCACGCCGTGTCGGAAGGGACAAAGGCGgtgaccaagtacaccagctccaaGTGA